The genome window GCGGAGCACCCGGAAACCTTCATGCCGACCCCGGGCCGGATCACCGACTATCACGCGCCGGGTGGCCTGGGTGTCCGCGTGGACAGCCAGCTTTACTCCGGTTACCGCGTGCCGCCGTATTACGACAGCCTTGTATCGAAGCTTGTCGTGCACGGCGCCAACCGCAACGAATGCCTGATGCGTCTACGTCGTGCCCTGGACGAATATGTCATCGGCGGCATACAGACCACGATACCGCTGCATCAGAAAATCATTGCGGAGCGACCGTTTATCGACGGAAACTATGACATCCACTGGCTGGAAAAGTGGATGGGCCTGAAATAGGCCGAGGGCAGAGCACCGTCATCGGCCGCAACGTGGAGACGCCCTTGTTGCCGAGGCATAATGGAACCGCTTGATCTCACGCCGGACATGCTGTTGCGGGCCTATGCGATCGGCGTTTTCCCGATGGCCGAGGACCGGGATGATCCGGACCTGTTCTGGATCGACCCCCGTATCCGGGGTGTGATCCCCCTCGATGGTTTCCATATCCCGCGGCGACTGCGCAAGACGATCCGCTCAAACCGGTTCCGGGTCACATTCGATCGTGATTTCGAGGGCATCATGGATGGCTGCGCGGAATCGACGGAACGTCGTCCGCGCACCTGGATCAACGACAAGATCCTGACGCTCTATACGGCGCTCCACCGCATGAACCACGCCCATTCGGTTGAAGTGTGGGACGGCGACCGCCTGGTCGGCGGCCTTTATGGCGTCACCTTGGGCAGCGCCTTTTTCGGGGAAAGCATGTTCTCGCGCGAGCGGGATGCGAGCAAGCTCGCCCTTGCCCATCTTGTTGCGCGCCTGACCTTTGCCGGTTTCCGCCTGCTGGACACACAATTTGTCACAAAGCATCTGCAGAAATTCGGCGCCAAAGAGGTCCCACGCAGCGAGTACCGTGCCCTGCTGGCCGACGCCCTGAACCACGAGGCCGATTTCTTCCACGGCTATGCGGACGGCGAAGCGCTCAAGTATCTGGACGGCCTGCCGTCTGAGACGTAGCCG of Alphaproteobacteria bacterium contains these proteins:
- the aat gene encoding leucyl/phenylalanyl-tRNA--protein transferase, whose protein sequence is MEPLDLTPDMLLRAYAIGVFPMAEDRDDPDLFWIDPRIRGVIPLDGFHIPRRLRKTIRSNRFRVTFDRDFEGIMDGCAESTERRPRTWINDKILTLYTALHRMNHAHSVEVWDGDRLVGGLYGVTLGSAFFGESMFSRERDASKLALAHLVARLTFAGFRLLDTQFVTKHLQKFGAKEVPRSEYRALLADALNHEADFFHGYADGEALKYLDGLPSET